The following coding sequences lie in one Panicum virgatum strain AP13 chromosome 6N, P.virgatum_v5, whole genome shotgun sequence genomic window:
- the LOC120679738 gene encoding mitochondrial import inner membrane translocase subunit TIM17-3-like, which produces MYGEIPDYRYRLIDYVGDGIVIGSSIGTPYHFTKGFLNSPNGGRLAGGVRAVRTDVPRFAGRLAGLLAVFWALESGMSLARRRREDHWIHLVAGAGTYALANIHRGVPAAARSALLAATAIAGLSVADLSFDFWHSRLLRSGREVGKKNGLPALVPSKRVTPCRAALRDAPGGSIENRSENDAILDLFGMEQESEMTPNKDV; this is translated from the exons ATGTACGGTGAGATCCCGGACTACCGCTACCGCCTCATCGACTACGTGGGCGACGGCATCGTGATCGGCTCGTCGATCGGAACCCCCTaccacttcaccaaggggttCCTCAACTCTCCCAATGGCGgacgcctcgccggcggcgtccgcgccgTCCGCACGGACGTGCCTCGCTTCGCCGGCAGGCTCGCGGGTCTCCTGGCCGTGTTCTGGGCCCTCGAGAGCGGCATGTCCCTAGCGCGCCGCCGGAGGGAGGATCACTGGAtccacctcgtcgccggcgccggcacctaCGCCCTGGCCAACATTCACCgcggcgtccccgccgccgcgcgctccgcgctcctcgccgccacgGCGATTGCGGGGTTGTCGGTCGCCGATCTGAGCTTTGATTTTTGGCATAGCCGACTCCTTAGGTCCGGCCGTGAGGTGGGGAAGAAGAACGGCTTGCCAGCGCTGGTACCCAGCAAGCGCGTCACCCCGTGCCGGGCGGCTCTCAGGGATGCACCGGGCGGCTCCATCGAAAACAG GTCAGAAAATGATGCGATACTGGACCTTTTTGGCATGGAGCAGGAGTCTGAAATGACTCCTAATAAGGATGTTTAA